A single genomic interval of Puntigrus tetrazona isolate hp1 chromosome 1, ASM1883169v1, whole genome shotgun sequence harbors:
- the LOC122344630 gene encoding LOW QUALITY PROTEIN: carcinoembryonic antigen-related cell adhesion molecule 5-like (The sequence of the model RefSeq protein was modified relative to this genomic sequence to represent the inferred CDS: inserted 2 bases in 2 codons), translating into MYFLLMSVRMAPRLPLIFLLMIPGVSSDDWSVRYSSSHICALKHSSVIMSCTYTYPPEHQIEEVFWTKNPVKDVEPPDLSEDPEYSQRLQYLGDKQKSCTMRLSHVTQKDSHEYYFRFTTDKNKWTGEPAVTLTVTDLQVESPERVTXGDSVRLTCXSSCALTDRATFIWYRNSQPLTERRDRNNILLLQSVRREDAGRYSCALQEHTYISPEVHLNVTYPPKSVLVSISPSEIVEEDSVTLICSSDSNPPAEISWIKGGTTVGSGRIYNISKIRSDHSEEYKCKSINEHGVKYSEAVAFNIMCELMIVCTLFTFKFSIF; encoded by the exons GTGTATCTAGTGATGATTGGTCTGTGAGATACAGTTCTTCACACATCTGTGCTCTAAAACACTCATCAGTGATAATGAGCTGCACTTATACATACCCTCCTGAACATCAGATAGAGGAAGTGTTCTGGACCAAAAACCCTGTAAAGGATGTAGAGCCTCCAGATCTGTCTGAGGACCCTGAATACAGTCAGAGGCTTCAGTATCTGGGAGATAAACAGAAGAGCTGCACCATGAGACTgagtcatgtgacacagaaagaTTCACATGAGTACTATTTCAGATTCactactgataaaaataaatggactgGTGAACCAGCAGTGACTCTTACTGTGACAG aTCTTCAGGTGGAGTCTcctgagagagtga gaggaGATTCAGTCCGTCTGACAT AAAGCAGCTGCGCTCTGACTGACAGAGCAACATTCATCTGGTACAGAAACTCACAGCCATTAActgagagaagagacagaaacaatataCTCCTGCTGCAGTCAGTCAGAAGAGAGGATGCAGGCAGATATAGCTGTGCTCTACAGGAACACACTTACATCTCTCCTGAGGTTCATCTCAATGTCACGT acCCACCAAAGAGCGTCTTAGTGTCCATCAGTCCATCTGAAATAGTGGAAGAagattcagtgactctgatctgcagcagtgattcaaacccacctgcagaAATCAGCTGGATTAAAGGAGGAACAACTGTAGGATCTGGAAGAATCTACAACATCTCAAAGATCAGATCTGATCACAGTGAAGAATACAAGTGCAAGTCCATCAATGAACATGGAGTGAAATACTCTGAAGCTGTGGCTTTCAACATCATGTGTGAGTTAATGATTGTCTGCACATTATTCACATtcaaattcagtattttttaa